In Carassius carassius chromosome 19, fCarCar2.1, whole genome shotgun sequence, a single genomic region encodes these proteins:
- the LOC132095414 gene encoding 1-phosphatidylinositol 4,5-bisphosphate phosphodiesterase delta-4-like translates to MESPQTCCEQGHQNLEAMKAGMFLRKVKSRMWKRPRHYKLQEDCKTIAYKSSWAINSYSTFSISDVEAVREGHQSEALLSVADEFPADRCFTLVFRGRRGNLDLVADSAKEAQAWIQGIGALMENMENMDESTKLDQWISDWFLKGDLNKDGRINFKEAKKLLKMMNVEMNEEHALCLFMLADKSKSETLEDQEFVEFYKMLTQREEVLDLFQDYSSDGQSLSQCDLEEFLREEQLEGEGSYEHALQLIDRYEPVDTVRMNHMMSVNGFLMYLTSPEGSIFNPERQNLFQDMSQPLAHYYISSSHNTYLMEDQLKGPSSVEAYIQALKRGCRCVEVDCWNGSNGEPVVYHGHTLTTKILLKDVITTIANYAFKASEYPLIVSIENHCSIEQQEVMARYFRDILGDMLLTNTADGISSELPSPEALKRKILLKGKKFENVSDNPSDEVSDEDEAAEMKTDSPVTEIPPKNGKKSEQNLCKELSDLMFCKSVHFHSFEHSRTSAKPNEMSSFSESKARKYSKEAGSDFVLHNTRQLTRVYPSGMRTDSSNYCPVDMWNMGCQIVALNFQTAGMEMDLNDGLFTQNGCSGYILKPEILCKRERLFDPENPKERNDYHPLLFYVKVISGQQLPKVKQKAWSIVDPLVRVEIFGVPLDQAKQETKYIDNNGFNPHWNETLQFTIHTPELALVRFVVEDYDKASRNDFIGQYTIPFTSIQPGYRHVHLLSKDGTSIHPSSIYVHIKIREL, encoded by the exons ATGGAATCACCTCAAACATGCT GTGAACAGGGTCATCAAAACCTTGAAGCCATGAAAGCAGGCATGTTTCTGCGCAAAGTGAAGTCTCGTATGTGGAAGCGTCCGCGGCACTACAAACTTCAGGAAGACTGCAAGACTATTGCATATAAATCCAGCTGGGCAATAAACTCTTATTCTACCT TCTCCATCAGTGATGTGGAGGCTGTTCGTGAGGGACATCAGTCAGAGGCACTCCTTAGTGTGGCAGATGAGTTTCCCGCTGACCGCTGTTTCACTCTGGTGTTTCGCGGCCGAAGAGGAAACCTGGACCTGGTGGCTGATTCAGCAAAGGAAGCTCAGGCCTGGATTCAGGGCATTGGAGCCCTCATGGAGAACATGGAGAACATGGATGAGAGCACTAAACTTGACCA ATGGATCTCAGACTGGTTTTTGAAAGGAGATCTAAACAAGGATGGCAGAATTAATTTTAAGGAGGcaaaaaaattactgaaaatgATGAACGTGGAGATGAATGAAGAACATGCATTATGTCTTTTTATG TTGGCAGATAAGTCTAAGTCAGAAACCCTGGAGGATCAGGAGTTTGTGGAGTTTTATAAAATGCTTACTCAGAGAGAAGAGGTGCTGGATTTATTCCAGGATTATTCCAGTGATGGACAAAGTCTATCCCAGTGTGATCTGGAGGAGTTTCTGAGAGAGGAGCAGTTAGAGGGGGAGGGCAGTTATGAACATGCCCTTCAGCTGATTGACCGCTATGAGCCTGTAGACACAG TCAGAATGAATCACATGATGTCAGTCAATGGGTTCCTTATGTACCTGACGTCTCCTGAGGGATCCATCTTCAATCCTGAGCGGCAGAACCTTTTTCAGGACATGAGCCAACCTCTCGCCCACTATTACATCTCCTCATCACACAACACTTATCTGATGGAGGACCAGTTAAAAGGACCAAGCAGCGTTGAGGCCTACATCCA GGCACTGAAACGAGGCTGCAGGTGTGTAGAAGTAGACTGTTGGAATGGATCAAATGGGGAGCCGGTAGTTTATCATGGACACACACTGACAACTAAGATTCTCCTCAAAGATGTGATTACTACTATAGCAAATTATGCCTTCAAG GCGTCTGAGTATCCACTCATTGTGTCCATTGAAAACCACTGCAGCATAGagcaacaggaagtcatggctCGATATTTCAGAGACATTCTGGGTGATATGCTACTCACAAACACAGCAGATGGAATCTCCAGTGAACTGCCATCCCCAGAG GCACTTAAGAGGAAAATCTTGTTAAAAGGGAAGAAATTTGAAAACGTGTCAGATAACCCCTCAGATGAAGTCAGCGATGAGGACGAGGCAGCAGAAATGAAAACGGACAGTCCAGTTACTGAGATTCCACCAAAAAATGGCAAG AAATCAGAGCAAAATCTATGCAAGGAGCTCTCAGACCTAATGTTCTGTAAGAGTGTACACTTCCACAGCTTTGAGCATTCCCGCACCTCTGCTAAGCCTAATGAGATGTCATCCTTCTCTGAGTCTAAAGCACGTAAATATTCAAAAGAAGCAG gTTCAGATTTTGTGCTGCATAATACCAGGCAGCTGACAAGAGTGTATCCAAGTGGAATGAGGACGGATTCATCAAATTACTGTCCAGTAGACATGTGGAACATGGGATGCCAGATTG TTGCATTAAACTTCCAGACAGCAGGGATGGAAATGGATCTTAATGATGGGTTGTTTACTCAGAATGGCTGCAGTGGCTACATCCTAAAACCTGAGATCCTTTGcaaaagagagagactctttgatCCTGAAAATCCTAAGGAACGTAATGATTACCACCCTCTACTCTTCTATGTTAAG GTTATTAGTGGACAACAGCTCCCTAAAGTAAAGCAAAAAGCATGGTCCATTGTAGACCCCCTGGTAAGGGTGGAAATTTTTGGCGTTCCTTTGGATCAAGCCAAACAGGAAACCAAATACATTGACAACAATG GATTCAATCCACATTGGAATGAAACATTGCAGTTTACAATCCACACCCCTGAGCTGGCACTGGTGCGTTTTGTAGTTGAAGATTATGATAAAGCATCAAGGAATGACTTCATAGGGCAATACACTATACCTTTTACCAGTATTCAACCAG GATATCGTCATGTGCATCTGTTGTCCAAAGATGGAACGAGTATCCATCCATCCTCCATCTATGTTCATATCAAAATTAGAGAGTTATAA